The following coding sequences are from one Bufo bufo chromosome 2, aBufBuf1.1, whole genome shotgun sequence window:
- the HAND2 gene encoding heart- and neural crest derivatives-expressed protein 2, translating into MSLVGGFPHHPVVHHDGYPFAAAAAAAASRCHEDNPYFHGWLISHPEMSPPDYSMAPSYSPEYANGAAGLDHSHYGGVPGSGAGGLMQRPVKRRGTANRKERRRTQSINSAFAELRECIPNVPADTKLSKIKTLRLATSYIAYLMDLLDKDDQIGETEAFKAEIKKTDVKEEKRKKELNELLKNTVTSNDKKTKGRTGWPQHVWALELKQ; encoded by the exons ATGAGCCTGGTTGGAGGCTTCCCCCACCACCCAGTGGTCCACCATGATGGTTACCCCTTTGCCGCTGCTGCAGCTGCCGCCGCCAGCCGCTGCCATGAAGACAACCCTTACTTCCACGGCTGGCTTATCAGTCACCCCGAAATGTCTCCCCCCGACTACAGCATGGCACCGTCCTATAGTCCGGAGTACGCCAATGGTGCGGCTGGCCTGGACCACTCCCATTACGGGGGTGTCCCGGGAAGCGGGGCCGGAGGTTTAATGCAAAGGCCTGTGAAACGGAGGGGGACTGCAAACCGCAAGGAGAGGCGCAGGACTCAGAGCATCAACAGCGCCTTCGCCGAGCTGCGGGAGTGCATCCCCAATGTGCCGGCCGACACCAAGCTCTCCAAGATCAAGACATTGCGCCTGGCCACCAGCTACATTGCCTACCTCATGGACCTGCTGGACAAGGACGACCAGATCGGGGAGACCGAGGCCTTCAAAGCCGAGATCAAGAAGACAGATGtcaaggaggagaagaggaagaaGGAACTG aATGAACTTTTGAAAAACACAGTTACTAGCAACGACAAGAAAACTAAAGGAAGGACTGGCTGGCCCCAGCATGTATGGGCCCTGGAACTTAAGCAATGA